Proteins encoded together in one Luteimonas fraxinea window:
- a CDS encoding OprO/OprP family phosphate-selective porin has protein sequence MNRTHTRALAAGALLGLATLPAFAADTATETELRELIRLQAEQIQQQSAQLQALNQRLDAMGAPAVAAAPATAPVDGVQAQIDAAVADTRQDDMAILQAQVAQLAASGGTGGGGGNVSWRRGGPEFRNSDRSFTFNPRGRVLVDFSSTHGSDFDTRNITGTNLRQARLGAQGTIGALGYKIDAELSDNTVSLSDAYLSWDTMLGSIPTEFYVGNKLKDRAIDSSTTLTRTPFMERNAVASVGMPASGYFGLGVQMKMIGQNWHTTFGVTGDDVGNTGTETDSLTYSFRGHVNPIKRPSGFLHVGGWYVHEDYGVDTNRINRTPRVASRFNDNVRVSASAINDVTGEKVWGAELGGTWRNVWAFAETSETTLRSTSVGEVDQKAHSAYAGWLITGEKPGFSARSGVWGTTRVARPVTDGGIGAWELATRYDKYDFTDAARGGEGDSWTLGLNWYLNNWSRVMFNYVRWNTDNQVGAYAGMDSGNTFNIRTQVVF, from the coding sequence ATGAATCGCACACACACCCGCGCGCTGGCTGCGGGCGCGCTGCTGGGCCTGGCCACGCTGCCCGCCTTTGCCGCCGATACCGCCACCGAAACCGAGCTGCGTGAACTGATCCGCCTGCAGGCCGAACAGATCCAGCAGCAATCCGCGCAGCTGCAGGCGCTCAATCAGCGCCTCGACGCGATGGGCGCACCGGCCGTCGCCGCAGCACCCGCCACCGCGCCCGTCGATGGCGTGCAGGCACAGATCGACGCCGCCGTTGCCGACACCCGCCAGGACGACATGGCGATCCTGCAGGCCCAGGTCGCGCAGCTCGCCGCGAGCGGCGGCACCGGCGGCGGTGGCGGCAACGTCAGCTGGCGCCGCGGCGGCCCCGAGTTCCGCAACAGCGATCGCAGCTTCACCTTCAATCCGCGCGGCCGCGTGCTGGTCGACTTCTCGTCCACCCACGGTTCCGACTTCGACACCCGCAACATCACCGGCACCAACCTGCGCCAGGCGCGTCTGGGCGCGCAGGGCACCATCGGTGCGCTGGGCTACAAGATCGACGCCGAACTCTCGGACAACACCGTCAGCCTGTCGGATGCCTACCTGAGCTGGGACACGATGCTCGGCAGCATTCCCACCGAGTTCTACGTCGGTAACAAGCTGAAAGACCGCGCCATCGATTCGAGCACCACACTGACCCGCACGCCCTTCATGGAACGCAACGCGGTCGCCAGCGTCGGCATGCCGGCGAGTGGCTACTTCGGCCTCGGCGTGCAGATGAAGATGATCGGCCAGAACTGGCACACCACCTTCGGCGTCACCGGCGACGACGTCGGCAACACCGGCACCGAGACCGATTCACTGACCTATTCGTTCCGCGGTCATGTGAATCCGATCAAGCGCCCGTCCGGTTTCCTGCATGTGGGTGGCTGGTACGTGCATGAGGATTACGGCGTCGACACCAACCGCATCAACCGCACTCCGCGGGTGGCCTCGCGCTTCAACGACAACGTGCGCGTGTCGGCCAGCGCCATCAACGATGTCACCGGCGAGAAGGTCTGGGGCGCGGAGCTGGGCGGGACCTGGCGCAACGTCTGGGCCTTCGCCGAGACCAGCGAAACCACGCTGCGCTCGACCTCGGTCGGCGAAGTCGACCAGAAGGCCCACTCGGCCTACGCCGGCTGGCTGATCACCGGCGAGAAGCCGGGTTTCAGCGCCCGCTCGGGCGTCTGGGGCACCACCCGCGTCGCGCGCCCGGTCACCGACGGCGGCATCGGCGCCTGGGAACTCGCCACGCGCTACGACAAGTACGACTTCACCGACGCCGCGCGCGGCGGCGAGGGCGATTCGTGGACGCTGGGCCTGAACTGGTACCTCAACAACTGGTCGCGCGTGATGTTCAACTACGTGCGCTGGAACACCGACAACCAGGTCGGCGCCTATGCGGGCATGGATTCGGGCAACACCTTCAACATCCGCACCCAGGTGGTGTTCTGA
- a CDS encoding LuxR C-terminal-related transcriptional regulator, giving the protein MDAAPTILVADDHPLLRAAVLHALRDSLGQIRVIEAATASALEPALDAHPDIELVLLDLTMPGARGLSSLVWLRGERPELPVVVISSNDHPRTVRRVQQFGASGFISKSAPAESIGQAVANVLDGGSWFPPLTAERSEEDAQLATRLAQLTPQQFRVLLGIADGLLNKQIAHQLGLAENTVKVHVTAILKKLECHSRTQAAVLVKALEREDEA; this is encoded by the coding sequence ATGGACGCTGCTCCCACCATCCTCGTCGCCGACGACCACCCGTTGCTGCGCGCCGCCGTGCTGCATGCACTGCGCGACAGCCTCGGCCAGATCCGTGTGATCGAAGCCGCCACCGCGTCGGCGCTCGAACCCGCACTCGACGCGCATCCGGACATCGAACTGGTGCTGCTGGATCTGACGATGCCCGGCGCACGCGGTCTGTCGTCGCTGGTCTGGTTGCGAGGTGAGCGGCCGGAACTGCCGGTCGTGGTCATCTCGTCCAACGACCACCCGCGCACCGTGCGCCGCGTGCAGCAGTTCGGCGCGTCGGGCTTCATTTCCAAATCCGCGCCGGCCGAATCCATCGGCCAGGCAGTGGCGAACGTACTCGACGGCGGCAGCTGGTTTCCGCCGTTGACGGCGGAGCGTTCGGAAGAAGACGCGCAACTAGCCACGCGTCTCGCCCAGCTGACCCCACAACAGTTCCGCGTCCTGTTGGGCATCGCCGACGGCCTGCTCAACAAGCAGATCGCGCATCAGCTCGGCCTGGCGGAGAACACCGTCAAAGTGCACGTGACCGCGATCCTCAAGAAGCTCGAATGCCACAGCCGCACGCAGGCCGCGGTGCTGGTGAAGGCGTTGGAGCGGGAGGATGAGGCGTAG
- a CDS encoding OprO/OprP family phosphate-selective porin, with protein sequence MRNVLPPLLVLCACTAATPVFAAEGAQAWPPKFTFANETEIALTGNFAWDSADFAGHPRLEDNEGLRRREFGATVKKAGVWDAMVYFDFESKSWLDVFVRFDSKHFFDRDLGKLRIGYMKVPVGLEGVTSSRAGTFMELASPIQAIYQGRRTGVEWTLEQDKALFQVGGYGGQDLQGDNPGQTYAARAAWTPRKAAGDVLHLGIAASRENPQGWTDGRGVQFDPTARLRARPGTNLTDTRLVDTGSLAPVNHIQRTGLEGIWINGPVSMQGELLRADIARDNGLSDYTAEGGYLAASWLLTGESRVYSAGNVANPKPANGYGAVELAARYSTLDLDDGPVNGGRQHDWTFGANWYLTPYVKLQANYVRANATRNGATSRPEIVEVRAQVHF encoded by the coding sequence ATGCGCAACGTTCTCCCCCCGCTTCTGGTGCTGTGCGCCTGCACCGCCGCCACGCCCGTTTTCGCCGCCGAAGGCGCGCAGGCCTGGCCGCCGAAATTCACCTTCGCCAACGAGACCGAGATCGCGCTCACCGGCAACTTCGCCTGGGACAGCGCGGACTTCGCGGGCCACCCGCGCCTCGAGGACAACGAGGGCCTGCGCCGCCGCGAGTTCGGCGCGACGGTCAAGAAGGCCGGCGTCTGGGACGCGATGGTCTATTTCGACTTCGAATCCAAGAGCTGGCTCGACGTGTTCGTGCGCTTCGACAGCAAGCACTTCTTCGACCGCGACCTCGGCAAGCTGCGCATCGGCTACATGAAGGTGCCGGTGGGTCTGGAAGGCGTGACCAGCTCGCGCGCAGGCACGTTCATGGAACTGGCGTCGCCGATCCAGGCGATCTACCAGGGCCGCCGCACCGGCGTGGAATGGACGCTCGAGCAGGACAAGGCGCTGTTCCAGGTTGGCGGCTACGGCGGTCAGGATCTGCAGGGCGACAACCCCGGCCAGACCTACGCCGCGCGCGCCGCGTGGACGCCGCGCAAGGCCGCCGGCGACGTGCTGCACCTGGGCATCGCCGCGTCGCGCGAGAACCCGCAGGGCTGGACCGACGGCCGCGGTGTGCAGTTCGACCCGACGGCGCGCCTGCGCGCGCGTCCCGGCACCAACCTCACCGACACGCGTCTGGTCGACACCGGCAGCCTGGCGCCGGTCAACCACATCCAGCGCACCGGCCTGGAAGGCATCTGGATCAACGGCCCGGTGTCGATGCAGGGCGAACTGCTGCGCGCGGACATCGCCCGCGACAACGGCCTGTCCGACTACACCGCCGAGGGCGGGTATCTCGCGGCGAGCTGGCTGCTGACCGGCGAGAGCCGTGTGTATTCGGCCGGCAACGTCGCCAACCCGAAGCCGGCCAACGGCTACGGCGCGGTGGAGCTGGCCGCGCGCTACAGCACGCTCGATCTCGACGATGGCCCGGTGAACGGCGGCCGCCAGCACGACTGGACCTTCGGCGCGAACTGGTACCTCACCCCGTACGTGAAGCTGCAGGCCAACTACGTGCGCGCCAACGCCACCCGCAACGGCGCGACCAGCCGTCCGGAAATCGTGGAAGTGCGCGCACAGGTGCACTTCTGA
- a CDS encoding hybrid sensor histidine kinase/response regulator has protein sequence MRTQPRLRRLLLTVLIACGGLVLVAGLGYREGSRRALDAQSAQAAQQLDLQAQALNQRIERYRALPQVLALDPDLRAAVAAPVDADAQARLNQRLEEANRTTRASTLTLIDARGIAIAASNWRDAGSNVGEDYAFRPYVQQALRDGRGRFYGIGVTTSVPGYFLSEALRDDAGRAVGVIAIKIELAAIEQTWPDDGDLVLASDAHDVVFLASRAAWRYRVLAPLDTEARQELVATRQYEGEQLRAYAGQVLRNAGAHGAVVRVDMPAMPGTWLWQRAPVADTDWTLHLLHDAAPIAAAGREWATIAGVSWAALVFLTLFLQQRVRLGALRRRSRDELETLVRHHAEELRSARDGLVAAAQEADTGLSRRLAHLPQGVVIIDAALRIVAWNARYIELFRFPPDLVRVGTPIEEVFRYNARRGLLGPGPVEEAIERRLEHLRSGKPHMRESEKYDGTVLEIRGNPLPDGGFVTSYADITTYKTTARELRTLADALERRIAERTADLEQARAEAEAANRYKGRFAAAAVHDLLQPLNAARMFAAGLRARLRDDETRRIADNIEGALSAQDGILASLLDISRLETGTLRTDIREVALGPLLEGLARETGVLAQARGLRFDHVPTRVWVRSDATLLRRLVQNFLSNAVRYTARGRIVLGVRRDGDRLWIEVHDTGPGIPPNRQREIFEEFRRLDDGNAGDRGAGLGLAIVDRIARLLGHRIDLRSRPGTGSVFRVCLPLSEAPAQPVIEPIAPGVPAEDDAPLRGCRVWVIDDDPQICAATRQLLERWDCDVPLADGPHAALAAAVRGEAPDIVLLDVRMGEHHGPTLFETLCDRWSAVPLAILVTGETDPALRTRARDAGQGFLPKPVRPPALRALMMQMRLRGY, from the coding sequence ATGCGTACGCAACCGCGCCTGCGACGCCTGCTGCTGACCGTGCTGATCGCCTGCGGCGGGCTCGTGCTGGTCGCCGGCCTCGGCTATCGCGAAGGCTCCCGGCGCGCGCTCGACGCGCAATCGGCGCAAGCCGCGCAACAGCTCGACCTGCAGGCGCAGGCGCTCAACCAGCGCATCGAACGCTACCGCGCGCTGCCCCAGGTGCTGGCGCTGGATCCCGACCTGCGCGCCGCCGTGGCCGCACCGGTCGACGCCGACGCGCAGGCGCGCCTCAACCAGCGCCTCGAAGAAGCCAACCGCACCACGCGCGCATCGACGCTGACGCTGATCGACGCACGCGGCATCGCGATCGCGGCGAGCAACTGGCGCGATGCCGGCAGCAATGTCGGCGAGGACTACGCGTTCCGCCCCTACGTGCAGCAGGCGCTGCGCGATGGCCGGGGACGCTTCTACGGCATCGGCGTGACCACGTCGGTGCCCGGCTATTTCCTGTCCGAGGCCTTGCGCGACGATGCCGGCCGCGCGGTCGGCGTGATCGCGATCAAGATCGAACTGGCGGCGATCGAACAGACCTGGCCCGACGACGGCGATCTGGTGCTGGCCAGCGACGCGCACGACGTGGTGTTCCTCGCCAGCCGCGCGGCGTGGCGCTATCGCGTGCTCGCGCCGCTGGATACCGAGGCGCGGCAGGAGCTCGTGGCCACGCGCCAGTACGAAGGCGAGCAGCTGCGCGCGTATGCCGGCCAGGTGCTGCGCAACGCCGGTGCGCATGGCGCGGTGGTGCGCGTCGACATGCCGGCGATGCCCGGCACGTGGCTGTGGCAGCGCGCGCCGGTCGCCGATACCGACTGGACCCTGCATCTGCTGCACGATGCCGCGCCGATCGCGGCCGCGGGTCGCGAGTGGGCGACGATCGCCGGCGTATCCTGGGCGGCGCTGGTGTTCCTCACCCTGTTCCTGCAACAGCGCGTGCGCCTCGGTGCGCTGCGCCGGCGCAGCCGCGACGAACTCGAAACCCTGGTGCGGCATCACGCCGAGGAACTGCGCAGCGCGCGCGACGGCCTGGTCGCCGCGGCGCAGGAAGCCGACACCGGCCTGAGCCGGCGACTGGCGCATCTGCCGCAGGGCGTGGTGATCATCGACGCGGCGCTGCGCATCGTCGCGTGGAATGCGCGCTACATCGAACTGTTCCGGTTCCCGCCGGATCTGGTACGCGTGGGCACGCCGATCGAAGAGGTGTTCCGCTACAACGCGCGTCGCGGGCTGCTGGGTCCGGGCCCGGTGGAGGAAGCGATCGAACGTCGTCTCGAACATCTGCGCAGCGGCAAGCCGCACATGCGCGAGAGCGAGAAGTACGACGGCACGGTGCTGGAAATCCGCGGCAATCCGCTGCCCGATGGCGGCTTCGTCACCAGCTACGCCGACATCACGACCTACAAGACCACGGCGCGCGAACTGCGCACGCTGGCCGACGCGCTGGAACGCCGCATCGCGGAGCGCACCGCCGATCTCGAACAGGCACGCGCCGAGGCCGAAGCCGCGAACCGCTACAAGGGCCGCTTCGCCGCCGCTGCGGTGCACGACCTGCTGCAGCCGCTCAATGCCGCACGCATGTTCGCCGCCGGCCTGCGCGCGCGTCTGCGCGACGATGAGACGCGGCGCATCGCCGACAACATCGAGGGCGCGCTGTCGGCGCAGGACGGCATCCTCGCCAGCCTGCTCGACATCTCGCGACTGGAGACCGGCACGCTGCGCACCGACATCCGCGAAGTCGCGCTGGGTCCGTTGCTCGAAGGCCTGGCGCGCGAGACCGGCGTGCTCGCGCAGGCACGCGGCCTGCGCTTCGATCACGTGCCCACGCGCGTCTGGGTGCGCAGCGATGCGACGCTGCTGCGGCGGCTGGTGCAGAACTTCCTGTCGAACGCGGTGCGCTACACCGCGCGCGGCCGCATCGTGCTCGGCGTGCGCCGCGATGGTGACCGCCTGTGGATCGAAGTCCACGACACCGGCCCGGGCATTCCGCCGAACCGCCAGCGCGAGATCTTCGAGGAGTTCCGCCGCCTCGACGACGGCAACGCTGGCGACCGCGGCGCGGGCCTGGGGCTGGCGATCGTCGATCGCATCGCACGCCTGCTCGGCCACCGCATCGATCTGCGCTCGCGCCCCGGCACCGGCAGCGTGTTCCGCGTCTGCCTGCCGCTGAGCGAGGCGCCGGCGCAGCCGGTCATCGAACCCATCGCGCCGGGCGTGCCGGCCGAAGACGACGCCCCGCTGCGCGGTTGCCGCGTCTGGGTCATCGACGACGACCCGCAGATTTGCGCCGCGACGCGGCAGCTGCTGGAACGCTGGGACTGCGATGTGCCGCTCGCCGACGGCCCGCACGCCGCACTCGCCGCCGCGGTCCGCGGCGAAGCGCCGGACATCGTGCTGCTCGACGTGCGCATGGGCGAACACCATGGCCCCACTCTCTTCGAAACCCTCTGCGACCGCTGGAGCGCGGTGCCGCTGGCGATCCTGGTCACCGGCGAAACCGACCCGGCCTTGCGCACACGGGCGCGCGATGCGGGTCAGGGATTTCTGCCGAAACCGGTGCGGCCGCCTGCGTTGCGGGCGCTGATGATGCAGATGCGGTTGCGGGGGTATTGA
- a CDS encoding dicarboxylate/amino acid:cation symporter: MHAIPSNVPAAPRLPWYRQLYAQVLIAIALGALLGHFEPAFAEQLKPLGDAFIKLVKMIIAPVIFLTIVTGIAGMTHLRTVGRVFAKAMTYFLFFSTLALVIGMVVAHVVQPGVGMNIDPASLDTAAVEGYVQKSHEMTLTGFMLDIIPGTLVGAFVDGNILQVLFIAVLFGIALALVGEKGKPILSFLETLTVPVFKLVHILMKAAPIGAFGAIAFTIGKYGLSSLANLAWLVGTFYVSAALFVLVILGAVSRACGFSIFKLIRYLKAELLLVLGTSSSESALPSLMEKMEKAGCQKSVVGLVVPTGYSFNLDGTNLYMTLAALFIAQATNTELTLWQQITLLLVAMLSSKGAAGVTGAGFITLAATLSVVPTVPVAGMALILGIDRFMSECRSITNFIGNAVATVVVARWEGALDRDQLAAALDGKPLPVAAAPDPAAGPGDRNVLALD, encoded by the coding sequence ATGCACGCCATTCCTTCCAATGTTCCGGCCGCGCCGCGGCTGCCGTGGTACCGCCAGCTGTATGCGCAAGTGCTGATCGCGATCGCACTGGGCGCGTTGCTCGGCCATTTCGAGCCGGCGTTCGCCGAACAGCTCAAGCCGCTCGGCGATGCCTTCATCAAGCTGGTCAAGATGATCATCGCGCCGGTGATCTTCCTGACCATCGTCACCGGCATCGCCGGCATGACCCACCTGCGCACGGTAGGCCGGGTGTTCGCCAAGGCGATGACCTACTTCCTGTTCTTCTCCACGCTGGCGCTGGTGATCGGCATGGTCGTCGCGCACGTGGTGCAGCCGGGCGTGGGCATGAATATCGATCCGGCTTCGCTCGACACCGCCGCGGTCGAAGGCTACGTGCAGAAGTCGCACGAGATGACGCTGACCGGCTTCATGCTCGACATCATTCCCGGCACGCTGGTCGGCGCGTTCGTCGACGGCAACATCCTGCAGGTGCTTTTCATCGCGGTGCTGTTCGGCATCGCGCTCGCGCTCGTCGGCGAGAAGGGCAAGCCGATCCTGTCGTTCCTGGAAACGCTGACCGTGCCAGTGTTCAAGCTGGTGCACATCCTGATGAAGGCCGCACCGATCGGCGCGTTCGGCGCGATCGCCTTCACCATCGGCAAGTACGGCCTGTCGTCGCTGGCGAACCTGGCGTGGCTGGTCGGCACGTTCTACGTCAGCGCGGCGCTGTTCGTGCTCGTGATCCTGGGCGCGGTGTCGCGCGCCTGCGGCTTCTCGATCTTCAAGCTGATCCGCTATCTGAAGGCCGAATTGCTGCTGGTGCTGGGCACGTCGTCGTCGGAATCGGCGCTGCCGTCGCTGATGGAAAAGATGGAAAAGGCCGGCTGCCAGAAGTCGGTTGTGGGTCTGGTCGTGCCGACCGGTTACTCGTTCAACCTCGACGGCACCAACCTCTACATGACGCTGGCCGCGCTGTTCATCGCCCAGGCAACGAACACCGAACTCACGCTGTGGCAGCAGATCACCCTGCTGCTGGTCGCGATGCTCAGCTCGAAGGGTGCCGCCGGCGTGACCGGCGCAGGCTTCATCACGTTGGCCGCCACGCTGTCGGTGGTGCCGACGGTGCCGGTCGCGGGCATGGCGCTGATCCTCGGCATCGACCGCTTCATGAGCGAATGCCGCTCGATCACCAACTTCATCGGCAATGCCGTCGCCACCGTGGTCGTCGCGCGCTGGGAAGGCGCACTCGACCGCGACCAGTTGGCCGCCGCGCTCGACGGCAAGCCGCTGCCGGTCGCCGCCGCGCCCGATCCGGCCGCAGGCCCGGGCGACCGCAACGTGCTCGCGCTGGACTGA
- a CDS encoding alpha/beta hydrolase, with protein MTTRHRWAGLIAGLLLTCTGLAHAQAGTQILDLWPDGHLPQVVSGPELVGNEGSSMGAVTRVSQPRLEIHRPANPNGTAVLILGGGGYFRIQVGTAARPMAQWLASIGVTTAVLYYRMPVDGWPASAPFADGQRAMRLLRANAGELGIDPTKIGVMGSSAGANLAGILSTRFDHDFYPALDASDRLPSRPDFLAMLYPVVTLKPPYDTTRSRRELATQPDAVEAYSVEGHVRSDMPPVFLAHAADDRIADVNHSLLMFQAARAQNVPAELHVFDRGGHSWGLGKPGTQVAQWPRLFVTWARANGFMAAPPVSLQPLTGQTAPLAPPPVDSDDADLEEDGD; from the coding sequence ATGACGACACGACACCGCTGGGCCGGCCTGATCGCCGGCCTCCTGCTCACCTGCACCGGCCTGGCGCATGCCCAGGCCGGCACGCAGATACTCGACCTGTGGCCGGACGGCCATCTGCCGCAGGTCGTCAGCGGCCCGGAACTGGTCGGCAACGAAGGCAGCTCGATGGGCGCGGTGACCCGTGTCTCGCAGCCGCGCCTGGAGATCCATCGCCCGGCGAATCCCAACGGCACCGCGGTGCTGATCCTCGGCGGCGGTGGCTACTTCCGCATCCAGGTCGGCACCGCGGCGCGACCGATGGCGCAGTGGCTCGCGTCGATCGGCGTGACCACGGCGGTGCTGTACTACCGCATGCCGGTCGACGGCTGGCCGGCATCGGCGCCGTTCGCCGACGGCCAGCGGGCGATGCGCCTGCTGCGCGCGAACGCCGGCGAACTCGGGATCGATCCCACGAAGATCGGCGTCATGGGTTCCTCGGCCGGTGCGAATCTCGCCGGCATCCTGTCGACGCGCTTCGACCACGATTTCTATCCGGCGCTCGACGCCAGCGACCGCCTGCCGTCGCGCCCGGATTTCCTGGCGATGCTCTACCCGGTGGTCACGCTGAAGCCGCCGTACGACACCACGCGCAGTCGTCGCGAACTCGCCACCCAGCCCGACGCCGTCGAGGCGTATTCGGTCGAAGGTCACGTGCGCAGCGACATGCCGCCGGTATTCCTCGCCCACGCCGCCGATGACCGCATCGCCGACGTCAACCACAGCCTGCTGATGTTCCAGGCCGCGCGCGCGCAGAACGTGCCGGCGGAACTGCACGTCTTCGATCGCGGCGGCCACAGCTGGGGGCTGGGCAAACCCGGCACGCAGGTCGCGCAGTGGCCGCGCCTGTTCGTGACCTGGGCGCGCGCGAACGGCTTCATGGCCGCGCCGCCGGTCAGCCTGCAGCCGCTCACCGGCCAGACCGCGCCGCTGGCACCGCCGCCGGTCGACAGCGACGACGCCGACCTCGAAGAAGACGGCGACTGA